ACAGACCCCAATAAAATAAGGGCAGACCATTAGGTCTGCCCTTATTTTATTGGGGTCTGTCCCCTATTATTTCCTAAACCTCACTCCACATACGCAGCAGATTAACATAGCTGATATCGATCCTTGCGGTTTCCTCGCTATCAGGATCTTCACGCAGCATCTTCTCACGCACAATACCTAGTTCATACAGAATCTCACGTTGAGCCGGGTCACGTATCATACTTTGTACCCAGGTTACAGCCACCAGACGTTCTCCACGAGTCACCTCGGTGACCTGATGCAGGCTGGATGAGGGATAGATGACCGCATCACCTGCGGCCAGTTTTATCTTCCGTTGACCAAAGGACGTGCGGATCTCGATCTCGCCACCATCATAGTCTTCCGGGTTATTGATGAAGACCGTGATTGAAACATCGGTGCGATAGCGTTGGCCAACCGGTCCCATGACAGGATCATCGACATGAAAGCCATAATGCATACCCTGGGTATAGCGGGCATAGAACGGGCTGGCAATACGGTGAGGTAGGGCCGCATTGAGATAAACGGGGTGTTTGACCAAGGTGTTCATTATAATCTGATTGAGACTATTGATGGCAGGATCACCTGCCGCCAGCTCTTCATTATTCTTAACTTGTTCCGCCTTCATTCCCGCAGACATTTTGCCGTTTATGAAGTGGGCTTTATTTAGTATGCTACGTGCTTGATCCAGTTGTTCTGTGTTGAGCAGTTGTGAAATAGTGGTTAGCATGACGATGCAGACTCCGGAATATTTTTTAAGGAATAGATGAATGATACTGAATGTTTTAGTAAGTGACCAAGCTTATTCGCTTGATGTGCCCGATGAGATGATGGCCGAGTGTGAAGAATTCTTCGCCGGGATGGACAAGGATATGGATAAAGGCTGGCAGATGAGTAGCCGTTGGGTTGAGGATATGAATCTGGAACAACGCTGCCAGGTGGCGGCTGATCGCATTCTGAGCGCGATGGACAATCATAACAAGGATGTGGCAACAATGATGGCGGGTTATATCTTGAGTCGTGTACCACAGGTTGCCGGTGTGCGTATGAATATGGAAGGCGAGATGTTTGAACATGAGCTGTTGAGTGCCGAGCAGTTACAAACCAGCTTGTGATGGGTATGTGATAAGCCGTCTGCGAAACAGCCTCCTAGCCAAATACAATCCATGTGGTTGCAATATACTTTACCCCTTGTTCCAGTGTGACACCGCGGTGATCATGGGTCCAGAATGGTGGGAACAGGGCAAGTTTGCCTTGTTCGGGTTTAACCTTTACATCCTGAAAAATAAATTCGGTTTCACCGCCAGGGCCTGCGACATCATTGAGATACCATACGGCGACTAACTGTCGGGCAGAAAATTCATGGCTGCCACCATCAATATGCCAGTGATAGTGTTCTCCCGGATTAGTGCGCTGTATGGCGTAGCCCATATCCCGAAAGGGGCCCTTGAAGAAGGGGTAGGCCTCACGGAATTCTTTTAATGCCACTGCGATTGAGCTAAACAGGGCATGATCGAGATCCTTCCAGTGTTCTTTGCCACTGAGCACCAGATCAGTTGATTTCTTGATGCTGGTGTCTTCTTCAGCCTGTTGACCAATGCGTCCTGGGTACTGTTCTTCTGTATGTGCCTCGAAGCGACGTATCATCTCTTCACACAAGGCGGGTTCCAGTGCCTGTGGTTTTTCAAAGATAAAGCTGTTTTTTGCGACTTCATGGATACTGGTGAGAGGTGTTCTCTGATAGGTGGTCATATTTTAATCCTGTTCTAAGGCATCTCTGATCAATTATACATTCTCTCCCAGGATCGTGGGAATGAGAAATGAAAATAGGAGGCAGACTTGATATTTGTCTCTTCCGGTTAATTCAACAGCGCTTAAAAGGTGATTTGCCTTGTCTTAACAGTTAAAATGGGGGCGGACAAATCCAACTACATAGAATCATATAGAGGTATCACTATGGGTGTAAGAATCAAGAGTCGCTGGAGTGCCAAGGGTAAGGAGCGTTCAGTTGCCGATACCGCCAGTGCGCTGGCCTTTAATATGTGGAAGGTGGCAGCGGATCGTCTGTTAGAACTGGAGACTGAGGGTTTTCAAACGGATACTCATGAACAACGTATTCATGTTATCTCCGAGTTTCTGATCTTTATGATTCATATGGTGGATCGTTTGGTGTATGAAAAGATGTCCGATGAGGATCGTGGTCTACTGATTAATGCCCTGGCAAAACGCCTGGCACAGATTGCGCAGGATAATTTTCGTGATACGGTGCCAGAAGGCGATCATGTATCGGATTTTATTAATCGTTTGAATAAGACTATTAATGATTATTCTGATTTTTCATTCGAGGATGAAAAGCCGGGGTTTGGCATGTTGCGGCTGTTTGGTGAGAATGTGACGCGTACACTAGGTGAGAAGGACAAGAAATGGATTACTACCCAGGTGATTGATATTGAAGCACCCGATACCTTGCGTTACCTGAAGCGTATCCTTGGTGGATTGATCAAGACATCCACATGAATCTACGGTAGGGTGCGTACCACGCAGCAATAAAAAAGGCGGACATTATGTCCGCCTTTTTACATGGAATAGACCTAATGTCTGCCCACGGCTCTGCTCAGGTTACCCTACGCAGCCCACTTGGAAAAATTATCAGCATTCTTTTCCTTGCCGTCTCCGTAGCCGGCTTCATAGGCCTCGTTTAGACGCTGTTCTTCACGCATTGGGTTACAGATGTAGCCACTCTGCCAGCCTTCAACATAATCGGCATTAGTGTTGGCACCTTCCATCTTGGTGATTATGTCATAATATTCATTATTCATGGTTTTCTCCTAATCTTTAAGGTATTCAGTCAATATTTGAATGGCGGCAATAATACAGGGTTTTCTCTATATAATCCAGTTGCGCGAATTATAGCTTAATATTACAAATTATCGGTATATCTCTATAGAGAGATATGAATACCCTCTCTTAATCGGGGTTCATTGAATCTTGTAATAGCGTAAAATAGTGCTGATTAGAGCGTAGGTGCGTATTACGCAGCATGATTTTAATGGATTCTAAGGATAATTAATATGATTGAAGATAAAGACGTGGATTATGCTAGCGGCATGTCGGCCTTTGAGGCCAAGCATTTTTCAACGGCAATGCAGTTATTAAGCCCCTTTGCCGATCAGGGCAACCCCGAGGCACAGCATCGTCTGGCGATTATGTTCCAGAACGGCTTGGGTATGGCGCGTAATGATGAGTTGGCTGAAAAGTGGATGCGTAAGTCGGCAGAGCAAGGCTTTGCGATTGCACAGCATGGTCTGGGCTTTATGTACCTGCAAGGAGAAGGTGTTGAGAAGAGCGGTGATGAGGCGATTAAGTGGTTTACCCTGGCGGCTGATCAGGGCTTGACAGGTTCTCTGACAACCCTGGCAATGATGTATGAACAGGGCGATGGGGTGGAGCAGGATCAGGATAAGGCGAAGGTGTTGTATAAACAAGCTGGGTTTGATGTGTGATTATTTTTTTTGTTCGAGACTGGGGCGCTCCTTCTTAGCAGAGACTCGCCGTGAAACCATCCATGGTGGCTCGATGCCCGCGTCCATGCGGGCAACGGTCTCTGCTAAGAAGGAGCACTCCCGGTCTCTTGAGTTAGCGAGTAGTGAGTGGTAAGTAGGGGTGGGGGAGGCTTGTTTGATGGAATTGAGTAGTGAAGATTCTTTGCGTCTGAATGTGATGCTGGCCAATAAGCCGTTGGCGATAAGGATTGATGACTCTGCCATGCGGGTTGATGCCTTGATGGCGGATGATCGTACCCTGAGTGTCAAACTGAATCCTATTGGGCGGGATGAGCCTTATATTCGTCGTGTGCGTGAGTTGCTGTCAACCCAGATCCTGGGGTCGCCAGGGGGCTATCCGGTATTTATCTCACGCTGGACGCGGATGGGGCAGACGCGGGATATTACCCTGGAACGTCTGTTGATGATCGGTGAGCCGGAGGCGGTAGTGGCTGCGGTACATTCCCCTGGCCTTGACAATGAGCTGGCTCGCCGCGCCTGGTGGTGTATGCAAAACTCGGACAATGCCCGCTGTATGTTGTTGAAAAAGGCGGTGGCTGAGGGTGATATGGGTGCGGAGTTGGCTCAATATCTGGTGGATTATTTGCCCTTTGAGACAGAAGACAAACATGCTATTGAAAGTATTCGTTTGATGCTGCAGGCACGTCTGGTTGATCAGACCGTGCAAGATAAATTGTGGCGGCAGGCCGGGCGCAAGAGTTCTTATTATGTAGCATTCCTACATGCTTTACCGGATGAGTTGCCGGGTATTGATGCATCACATGCGCAATGGTTAGTGGTGAGGGATGAGCTGGAGGCACTGGTTGAGAGTGGTAATGCCTTTGCTACCCAGTTATCGCGCCTGTTGTCGCCCCCCGGCCAAGCCTGGTTACGCACAATACAACAGGCCTTGAAAAAGCCATCGAATCAGGATGTTATTTCATCCTTGATGCTGGCAATTGATGCGTACTTTGGCACCTTGTATCAATATGACAAAAAAATAGATTCGATGGAAGATATCCTTGGTAAGGTGCAGGACGATGTTTGTGGTGAGTCAATATCTGCCGAATTTGCTATACTGTGGCGCTCATTTCCAGAGTTACAGACGGAAATGACGGCAATGTTAGTGTTGGCGCATATCGATGAGTCAGTGGTTATTCCTGTTTTTGCGCGTAGTGATGCGATTGGTTCGTTGATGCGTCGCAAGCTGGAGCCGGTAACAACACCGTTGCTGGCACAGATTAAATATTTGTATGGTTAAAAAGGTTTTATAAAAATGTCAAAAGTTCGTATGTATTGCACTGCCACCTGCCCGTATTGTATGCGTGCAGAGACGCTACTCGAAAAGCGTGGGGCAACGATTGAAAAAATTCGGGTCGATCTGGATCCGGGTTTGTGGGATGAAATGGAGAAGATTACAGGGCGTGATACCGTGCCGCAGATCTTTATCGGAGAGCTTCATGTCGGTGGTTATGATGATGTCATTGATCTGGATATGGATGACGAATTAGTGCCATTGCTGGAAGCAGTAGCGACTTAAAATGTTCCGGTGCGTAGTATGCCCCCTACAAAAAAACGGTAGGGTGCGTACTACGCACCAAAATAAAAGGGGCTGGATATACCAGCCCCTTTTTCATATCTTCTGTAATGATATTAACTAGTCGTCGCTAGAAAAGGCACCTAATAGATGTAACAGGCTGGTAAACAGATTGTAGATAGTAATATACAAAGTTACCGTTGCCATGATGTAGTTGGTTTCACCACCATTAAGGATACTGCTGGTTTGATACAGGATCAGACCACTCATTAACAGGACAAACATAGCTGAAACAGCGAGAGATAAACCCGGCATGGAGAAGAAAAATGCCGCTATACCTGCCAGGAACGCAACAATAATGCCCACCATGAGGAACGAACCCATGAAGCTGAAATCTCTGCGCGAGGTAATGGCGTAAGCCGACAGTGTTAGGAAAATAACGCCGGTACCCGCCATTGCCATAGTGACAATCTCGGCACCATTAGGGAAATTAAGGTAGGCCTGGATGATTGGCCCCAGGGTAAGCCCCATAAAACCAGTCAGGGCAAATACACACAGGATACCCAATGAGCTATTGCGGAACTTGGTGGTCAGGAATAAAAGACCAAAATAACCCACCAGCGTGATGATAAAGCCAGGATGAGGTAGATTGAACGTCATTGACATGCCCGCAGTAAAGCCGCTGAACAGTAAGGTCATGGAAAGTAGCATATAGGTGTTGCGTAAAACCTTGTGACCCGCAACATTTCGGGTTTCAGCATGGCTTGTTTCAGAACGACTAATAATACGTTCAATGGAATTCATCTTGTTCTATCTCCTGATTAAATAACAACTAAAATCATATCATAGGTAAAGCTGAAATGTACGCTTGTTAGCCCACATTTACTAATCAGAGCCAGTTGACGTTAAAAAGTTCCATAAGGATGTTTTTACTGGAAATATCAGAGCAGGGTAGGTATGATTGCGGGCTTCTGGAGAGGTGGCTGAGTGGTCGAAAGCGGCGGTCTTGAAAACCGTTGAGGGTTTATCCCCTCCCAGGGTTCGAATCCCTGCTTCTCCACCATACAACAACCTCGCATAGCGAGGTTTTTTTATGGCGGAAGGGATTTGAACCCGCTCAATTAAGGGTTTGACCAGCGCCCAGCGGGGCGCGCAGAACGGGGAGCGAAGCGGACCGGCCCCGGAGGGGTGAGGCCGCAGGCCGAATAATCCCTGCTTCTCCACCATACAACAACCTCGCATAGCGAGGTTTTTTTATGGCGGAAGGGATTTGAACCCGCTTGTGAACCAATTACAGTAATGTCTCGGCAATCTCTATACAGGTTTTAATGGGTAACCACATCTCAAGCTGTGAGCGATCATTTGGGTCGGCGGGTAAAAAATCATACTGCTGGTAAAAGGGAATGATATCTGGGGTCATAGGATCAACAAACAGCCCGATGGCTGAAATCTGTTCGGCGACCAATACCGTTCGGTAAATGGCATCAATCAATAATTGCGCACCCAGGCCTTGTCCCTGGCACGAATGATCCACAGCAAGACGGGCTAGTTTCACAGCACTGAGAGGGTGGGGATACTGCGTGTAATTTTTGTGGGTAGGGGGTGTTGTTACTGAATATCCGGTAAGTGTGTGATAGCCAAGGATTGTCTCAGGCGCGGAATTCTGACAGGCTACATACGTTTTTGAGATATGCTTTACGGTTTTCTGTCGAGCTTGTCGTTGTAAGTATTGATTTAATTCAGTGCTGCCGCAGTTAAATGTTTTGCGATTATGTTGCCGACTTATCTCTTCAATGATTATGGACATTCACGGTGTCCTTGTAATGCCGTGCCGCTTTAAGTAGTTTATTATTTGTTTTTGGCGGGTTTTCCAAAGCAGCAAATAAAGCATCAGCACCGGCCATCGAGAGGTGTAATGTCTCGGTTCGCTCAATTACGTTACGCGCCTTCTCCATTGCTGAATCAATAAGGAACTGAGAAAGGGTTGCGCCGGAGTAATCTGCAGCCCGTTGAATTATTTCTTGAATCTCTGAGGAGGTTCGCGCAACTAAACGGGTATCTTTACGTTCTGTATTGGCAGCCATTATTCCACCTGTTTCTTTAAATGTTATCTAGGTGCCATTATGGCATACGGGTTGGGTTTGTCAATCTCCTTTGAGTTGAAGTATTTACACAATGCTTTGGGGGGATTTTAGCGCGAATTTGCGTTGGTTTTTTTACACTATAATTATTTCAGCACCATGCGACTTTTTTAATCTATTGAAATAAAAGAAATATTTATTTTTGGCGTGTTTTTTTCTTTATTAATGCTAATCTGAGTGCCTATTTCGGTAAACGTGCAGGCAGTAGTGGCAGCGGTGATATCACGGGTGCGATTGATTTAGGCATTAGCACAACGCGCGTAACAGCGGGTAACTGGACTAATACAAGTACCCTGTATCTTGGATATCGAGGTGATGGAACGGTTGATATGAAGTCGGGTAGTCAGTTACAGAATCAGGATGCCTATCTTGGACGTTATGCTAGTGGTATGGCAGTGTGTCGATGGCTAGTGCGAGAACGCGTTGGGTGAAGGCCTTGACCGGCAACTGGATTTTCT
This is a stretch of genomic DNA from Gammaproteobacteria bacterium. It encodes these proteins:
- a CDS encoding Fe2+-dependent dioxygenase, coding for MLTTISQLLNTEQLDQARSILNKAHFINGKMSAGMKAEQVKNNEELAAGDPAINSLNQIIMNTLVKHPVYLNAALPHRIASPFYARYTQGMHYGFHVDDPVMGPVGQRYRTDVSITVFINNPEDYDGGEIEIRTSFGQRKIKLAAGDAVIYPSSSLHQVTEVTRGERLVAVTWVQSMIRDPAQREILYELGIVREKMLREDPDSEETARIDISYVNLLRMWSEV
- a CDS encoding 2OG-Fe(II) oxygenase; translation: MTTYQRTPLTSIHEVAKNSFIFEKPQALEPALCEEMIRRFEAHTEEQYPGRIGQQAEEDTSIKKSTDLVLSGKEHWKDLDHALFSSIAVALKEFREAYPFFKGPFRDMGYAIQRTNPGEHYHWHIDGGSHEFSARQLVAVWYLNDVAGPGGETEFIFQDVKVKPEQGKLALFPPFWTHDHRGVTLEQGVKYIATTWIVFG
- a CDS encoding sel1 repeat family protein, translated to MINMIEDKDVDYASGMSAFEAKHFSTAMQLLSPFADQGNPEAQHRLAIMFQNGLGMARNDELAEKWMRKSAEQGFAIAQHGLGFMYLQGEGVEKSGDEAIKWFTLAADQGLTGSLTTLAMMYEQGDGVEQDQDKAKVLYKQAGFDV
- a CDS encoding sulfur reduction protein DsrS; the encoded protein is MELSSEDSLRLNVMLANKPLAIRIDDSAMRVDALMADDRTLSVKLNPIGRDEPYIRRVRELLSTQILGSPGGYPVFISRWTRMGQTRDITLERLLMIGEPEAVVAAVHSPGLDNELARRAWWCMQNSDNARCMLLKKAVAEGDMGAELAQYLVDYLPFETEDKHAIESIRLMLQARLVDQTVQDKLWRQAGRKSSYYVAFLHALPDELPGIDASHAQWLVVRDELEALVESGNAFATQLSRLLSPPGQAWLRTIQQALKKPSNQDVISSLMLAIDAYFGTLYQYDKKIDSMEDILGKVQDDVCGESISAEFAILWRSFPELQTEMTAMLVLAHIDESVVIPVFARSDAIGSLMRRKLEPVTTPLLAQIKYLYG
- the grxC gene encoding glutaredoxin 3, which translates into the protein MSKVRMYCTATCPYCMRAETLLEKRGATIEKIRVDLDPGLWDEMEKITGRDTVPQIFIGELHVGGYDDVIDLDMDDELVPLLEAVAT
- a CDS encoding Bax inhibitor-1/YccA family protein: MNSIERIISRSETSHAETRNVAGHKVLRNTYMLLSMTLLFSGFTAGMSMTFNLPHPGFIITLVGYFGLLFLTTKFRNSSLGILCVFALTGFMGLTLGPIIQAYLNFPNGAEIVTMAMAGTGVIFLTLSAYAITSRRDFSFMGSFLMVGIIVAFLAGIAAFFFSMPGLSLAVSAMFVLLMSGLILYQTSSILNGGETNYIMATVTLYITIYNLFTSLLHLLGAFSSDD
- a CDS encoding GNAT family N-acetyltransferase, producing MSIIIEEISRQHNRKTFNCGSTELNQYLQRQARQKTVKHISKTYVACQNSAPETILGYHTLTGYSVTTPPTHKNYTQYPHPLSAVKLARLAVDHSCQGQGLGAQLLIDAIYRTVLVAEQISAIGLFVDPMTPDIIPFYQQYDFLPADPNDRSQLEMWLPIKTCIEIAETLL
- a CDS encoding DUF1778 domain-containing protein, whose protein sequence is MAANTERKDTRLVARTSSEIQEIIQRAADYSGATLSQFLIDSAMEKARNVIERTETLHLSMAGADALFAALENPPKTNNKLLKAARHYKDTVNVHNH